Within Phaeodactylum tricornutum CCAP 1055/1 chromosome 26, whole genome shotgun sequence, the genomic segment GGGGTAAAGCTCAATCCAGGGATTTGGTAACGCCCAAACAAATAAGTGGCACGTCGCGCACGTCCAAAACCATCATGGCATGAACAAATGTAATTCGGCGTGAGTGTACACACCTCTACAGTCCGAAATTTCACGAATGCTCTTCGAACCTTGAACCCAAACTTCATAAAGTCTCACTTGACAGATTTTGGTAAATTCAAAAACAATGTCACATAGATCTGCCAAAGTTATTCCAATCATATGGATTCTAGCCATTGCCATTTCGGCGATCTTCCTCCGGCTGCAAAAATCGTATTTGCTGTCTTCTCTCGCTAAACCGGCAACTATATTGCGAGTGTCGTCTACCATTGACTTACAGGATGGAAGCAATGATGCAGAAACTTTTCCTGATGCCTTGACGTCAGGAGCGGTACATCACATTGCTTCAAATAAAGTTTTCCCCCCTTTGTCGACTATTATTGACCAAAATAATGAAGTCACCGGGGACGCAAGTTTCCTCCTCGATTTTGCCATTATTGGTCATCCCAAGACAGCCACGAGTTTCATCCTCCAGTGGCTCGCTTCGCATCCTGAAATTCAGACTGAAGTACATGAAGTGAATTCGCTATCTCGGGGGGATGCTGCGGCATTAATCCAGCGTCTCTACAATCTTCCTAGAGGAAAGCATTTTAAGCGCGGGTACAAAGCTCCCCGCGATATATTGTTACCCAAAGCTATGAATGCAATTGCTCAATACTGGCCCAATACGGGTTTGATTGTTGGTGTGCGCCATCCTGTTCTTTGGTTCGAGAGTTTCTATAATTTGTGAGTGCAATGCTgatatttttttcttgttgtcaaTGCATTTCTAAAACATTGCTCGATATTGCGAGCATTATTTATAGCCGGGTGCGCAGCAATGTTACAATGCCCCCACCAGAAACGCTTAATGGAGTATGCTCTGAACATTCATATAATGTATGCGCTGATGAATCTCTCTTTCATCTCCACTTAAGCTTATTGGGTAAGACAAATCGTTCAGACCGCTTTGAGCAAAAGCTGTTGAACACAAGCCCCTTGGGCGGTCAGTTGGGCGGATTCAAGACTATCAATAagccttttccaaacaaagTTTTTCTGTACGAACTTGGCCAACTGTACGACTCAAACCATACGCGACGAGACCAATACCGACTTGATGTGAGTTCGTTTCTAGGCCTGAAAGAGCCTTTGTCTCCCATCAAGGACGGCCATAAAAGTAGAAATGCGAAATGGGCCTTGGATATATGCGAGCCTCGATACACTGCTCTTAGAGGATCTTTGATGAATATAGCACGGCCGGCTTCCATCTGGATACGAGAGTACTTCTTGCGGAGCCCCGATGTTATGGTTTCGTCCCAACAGCACTTCAAAGATCTTTTGGGTAGCTGGCTTAAAGATCCTTGTGAAGACTTGTAAAGTACGCTTTGGCGGGTAGACTAGGCACTGGTGGGATTTCATACCCTTCTTCCTTGTGCGAAGTACCATGTGACTCATCTAAAAGGCTAAGAAAAGTAAAGTGGTCGCCGTCACTTTCTATTATTTTGGTAGAAAAACTTTTAATAAAGAAGTATTGGAAACCATTGCTAGCATTTCATGAGACAAAGGGCGGGAAAGCTTTTAAAAAAGTAACGGATTGTTTGTCTATACCTCCTTGTCAAGTTATCCTGGTGTGTTGCTTTCCGAATTCCCGGTCAACTACTAGTTCTCCCGTCGATGAGCAAATAGGGACATAATTATTCCCGCTCTTATAGAAACTAGACGCAATCAAGAGCCACAGAACAGCCTGATCTAACGACTGTAAATTTcgattttgttttcggtgcCATTTTTCTGCATCCCTACCCAACATTGGCCGTCTTTGGACGTCGTCTGCGAAATCGGCGGGTTTGAGGACTGCTGGTATTTTGCTTGTTTCTTTGTCATAAAACTGGATCCGTACGCAAGCTCATCGCCGCCCAAAATACTCCAAATCTTGGAGTCGCGCTCGGCGCCGTCTTCGGGGCTCCCGTCCGACGTCGTCGATAGAGACAGTATCGCAAAATGAATTGGCAAGAAACCCCGTTGATCAGGTATACGCAAGCTTTTTGGACAAGCGTCCACCAATGCCTGCACAATCTCCacggaagctttggaaaaTACGGCAACGTGGAGTGGCAAATAGCCACCGGTCATGGTTGCAACCATGCATGGATCTAGGCGTGGTGGTTGAGGcaatcgacgaagacgacctGCTTGTGATCGTCGGTTGGCATTCTTGATTGTACTGTTGTAGCCGTGGCAAGAGTGGAGTAGGAACTGTATGATTTCAGGATCACATCGGTAGAGAATCGCCGTATGCATGGGTGTGTACCCGTCTTTCCAATCCGGCACGCCAATGGTGGTCGGATCAGCGCGAACTAGCTCCCGAACAATGATAGGACCATTTCCTTTGATATGCCAGTTTCGCTGTTGAACAGCAACGTGTAGGGGAAGCTGTCCATGCATATCAGGTACCTTGATTGCGTTTGGAAACGCCCGCAAAGTGAATCGAAGAATTGACAGTTCCCGTTGTTCCCGTACGACAACGTGCAGGGGTAATTCCATAGAGAGCTCGACATGGTCTCGGAAGAGCCTGGGCTGATAGGACAGGATCTTACGAATATCGTTCAACGTACCAAAGCGAAGGACGTGTAACAGGTCTTTGCTCAGAACCATTGTGTTCGTCTCTAATTCCCGTGCACTGACAGAGAGCAAATGAGATGTTGTTTCCGTAAAATCGGAAACGCGCATGGAATTGTGAGCGGGCGAGTCATCGACCGTAGTCGAACGAGGTAAGGAAGTTGCGTGTCAGACATTCCTAATCCCGATGGAAGAACAAGCTCGGATGAGACAGAGAATGATAAATCCCGGGACACTTACAAGTGAATATGGTTTTTTGAATACCGATCAGACATATTTGCAATATGATAAAGTCGATTCGTATTAGCTTTATAAATAGCTATTCATCGGTCGGATCATTCGCTGTGAGCAGGTCTTCCTCGCCGTAATAGTTTTCCTCCAGGGAGAATTCGAGAAATGACGATGTAAACGCTGTCGGGATACCTACCTATTATCTACCAACCCATCAATAAATGCGGCGAACATTTTTCGACGGAGTCTATTGGAACGACTAGGGCTATCTGCGAGAAAAGGTCGAAGTTTTTTTTGCAACGTGCTGATCCACAAGCAACCAGCTTGTATATGCTATTTGGCGACAGCGCACTACACGCACGTTCCATATAGTTCCAGCTTACACTGGAAGCTCTCCATGATGGCGGACGACTGCCCCATTTGCTGCGAGCCTTTTTCGCAGGCCGATCACGCTTATCCATTGCATTGCCCAACCCCCACTTGTGCCTTCAATTTCTGCTGCAATTGTGTCACTTCCATCCAAAAGTCTGCTGCAGATGGCTATCAAGAAGCCTCCGACGGTTCTCGACAACTTAAAGTACAAGTCCAGTGCCCCCAGTGTCGGGGCAGGTACGTTTGTGCAACCTACAGCAGCACGTCCAATAATGCAATTGTTCCTGCCGTTCTCTTAATGCGGCAAGCTTCCGAGTTGGAGGCCGTAGTTTCGACGAAAGACTCAGACCTATCGGCTACCGAGCTCGCCACCAAACACCAATTTTGTCAATCGTGGAGCCTGCGCGATTTGAAAGATGCCTTGGAAACGTTAGAAACGTACCACTACGAAATCGGGAAAAATATCGGTCGGTCGAGTTTAGCGACGCTAGACTGGGAGTCCTGGGCCCACGCTTTACCGGAACAGGCCTCCGGCAACAATATGAGTTGTTTACCATCATGCATGACCGGAGATGGTGCCAAACACCCTAGCTCGGTAGAGATAGACCCTTCATTGTTTTTAGGACTGGACGAGTTCGTGACGCGAGATGAGCAAGTCTTTGTTCACAATCTCCTAACATCCGGTGATGTACAAGGTCTGGTTCAGGCAGCACAAATATTGCAATCCATCTTGCAACTTGCTCAATCCGGTACCGCTACGATACAATCGGCATCAACCAAGACACCAGTGCAGTTACAGAGCTTGCGCGAACGCTTTCCTCTTCCAGCCCGAATGCCTCGTTCCGTCAATTTGCCCGTCTATGATCCTATGGCAAAATACAAGTTGCTCAAGTTTGACAACAAGAATACGCTGGAGATTGCCTCACTCCACCACGGGGCCGGTAAACTGGGCTTGCGCAAGCGAGACGTGGTAACGCATCTGGAAGGCGAAGCAATCTTGGATTACGATGCCTTTGTCAGTATGCTACAAGCCTACTACGAACAAGATCCGGAAACCTCTCTAGCCTTGGTTGTCAATGCAGACAAAGAAACGGCACAAGCTCTGCAAAGACGTTCGCAAACCATTATTTGCGCATCTACGCGTAGGCTTTGAACAAAAAATATCATCAACTGATTTAAGCGTTTTGCAAGTTTTTATAGGAAGCCGTGCATTCCTTAAAGGGAAAAAGCAATATGCACTAGCTAAACTTATCTAAATGGATCTATAAAATAGGATGACGATAGAAATGAAATTCAAGAGCGATGAAGAATCTCGAGACATAAACATTTTGGGGTGAATCCCCTGCCCCAAGGACTGTGCCACCGAAGCGAAGGGAATGCCTCGTAACCTCATTGCTTTCGTAATCGGTGAACGCGCCCCTTGGAGAATGTATGTTTAAACATTTAAATGACGGTATCGGAAAGGAAGTGTTCAATTGACATATCTTGCATCGATTAATCGGCTAGCTTTGTCGTCATCACAGGCAGAGGTCCCATACCATAGTGCTCAGCCACAATCAAATAGTGCGTGATCCGCGAATCTGAGCTCAAAGGATAAGCAGAAATAAAGCTATGGAAGTGCGATCCAGAGTTCTGTGCTTGGACCAGCTGATGTGCAGCAGGACGTTTGAGGTGGATTTCTTCCATCCACTTCGCAAACGCATGTCCATCCGTACCACTACAATTCAGTTTATCAAACGATACCTTTCCGACGACGTCGCTGGCAATATAGCCTGTCATGTCTTCCCAATGCTTGTTGACTTGTACTATCGTATGGGGTGCGTCAGCTAGCATGAGCAAAATAGGGTTTTCAAATTTGCGATGGCAGCTTTGTACAGTGTTGGGTACAACGGCAAAGCTATCCGCACCCATGGCTTGTTTAAGCTGAAGCATGAAAGCCATGACATCGAACATGAGGTCAATACTGGTAATCTTGTGTGCACTGTTGAATCTACCGCATAACATTCCCTGTTTAGACACGTCAACCTGTGCTCCCAGCTCGGTAGCGTTGGTAGTCTTCATGACCCAGCGAGCAAGCATTTGCCCTCCAGAAACAACCGCATCGTCGGTCACCAAAGAGTAGCGAAATTCAACTTTGCCTTCAGGAAATTTCTTCCGATCAACGAGCGAATTAAAAAGAACGTGCAGGGAGGCTGTATCAGCTACCATGCCGTCGATTCCTTGAATATACCTTTGGCATTTAGAGGCTTGCACTTCGTATGCTGGGAATGAACGGTAGGGTGTAATAGGCATCGTACTGGTAAAGCAAGTCTCATCAAGAATGCTCGACCAAAGCTCTCgattcttttcgtttgcgacTCGAAGGGCAAAGAACGACATGAGAACCTCGATTCGGGTATTATGAATCTCCACCATGCTCttggcagcagcagctcgTTCAGATACTAGAGAATCGCGTTCTCGACAAAGCTGGTCGACGGTAGACTTTAACTCTTCCAGGTAGGCCTTCTTTCGCTTGCGTGTGTTTCGGGCGTGTTCTCGATTACGATCTCGGCTAGCAACAACGCGCTCCTTTTCTGTCATGTTTCCAGTATCAAGTGGCTGAGGCTTTGCTCGCTTCGCGGGAGCAGTCGTCCGTACCCTACCTTTCCCCCCTGGCACTGTCCTCTTACGATTCGAATCGTCAGTATCACTACTTGAAACAACAACAGGAGCTTTTGAAATTGAAAAGTGCATGGGCCCTGTTGTTTCCACGGTGTCCATTTTCGCAGATTGCTCTTGGGGAAGCTCTCCaaaattgtttcgttggtcAACAGGTCGCGAGAGGCTACCACATTGTACACTATCTGAATAGCATTGGTTTGGTCTCGGAAGTATTGAAGAGTTCTGGGACGGCTTGCTGTTCAGATGGCGGTATTTTTGTACGTTGTCTACTTCTACACTCGATCCACAAAACTGCTGAGTGGCTTGCGACACCTGGTGTTGAGCCTGCGCAAATTGTAATTGCTGTTGCAGCTGTGCAATTTGCAACTGTTGGAGAAGTATACTCGGATCCGTCGTGTACTGCGATTGAAACTGCTGCACCTGTGGGTTCTCTTGATGCTGCTTCCGTACGTCATCTTGAAAACGAACTTGCTGTAGTAATTGCGGATGATCAACCTGCCGTAATTGCTGCAATGATTGAGTTGGTTGGAGTCCCTCAGAAGCTTCTTGATTAGCGTGACACGGTCCGAGGCTAATTTGCGGCAGGCTCGATTGTTTCGCCTGGTCACATTCCTGGTGTTTGTTTGACTCGTTTGTTTGAAGCTGCCTGAACTGCTGCCCGACTTGACTCCCCGCTTTGCCATTCTGCGGAAAGAATGGTTCACCGCTCCCCTGCATGCTCATGGCACCCTCGCCCAAACCTTCTTGTTGCAGATAGTTTGAGTAGAAGTTATTCTGCTGGTCCTCTTCCGACAGCTGAAGAGAATCCTGAGAAACAGGCTTGTCTTGGAAAGCGAGCGACATTGCCTCGACTGATCGACTTCGGGGTGGCACTCCATTACCGTCGTTGTTCTCTCCCTCCCAAGATAACACACTCCCCCAATCACCGACACCGTCATCATTTGGTTCCTGTAAAATATAGCAAAGTTCGCGTAAGAAGAAATCCGCGAAGCAACTACAATTTAGCAATCACAAATGAATCTCCAGACAAGAACGAAATCGCAGCAAATTCCTAACTAAAACCAGTGGCATCGTGCTCCcaattcttttccaaacgtACAGTGTATGCGTCGCTCTCGTCTAGTCGTAAACTGTATTCAGAGCTGTTCATagtcaatttcttcctgtTGTGGACGGATAGAATTGGTTGTAATGGTTATTTTGTATCACTCGTGCAGAACAATCGGTTTGCTTCTGCTGCAGGGCTTCGGTTTAGAGCACCTACTCACGTTGAAAAACACAGGAAAGCAGCGAGAGACCGCAAATGGAATCACACGCAACCTTCTCTATTGGTGGACCACATCATAGACATACACGATGCATGGAGCAGCTGTTGATTCCCGGAAGCTAAGCGAAGATGGGAAACACCAGATGTCTCCAGAAAAGTTGCCGTTTTTTCCCTATAAGTAAACCATACTTTCCAGAGAAAACAGACATAGAATTCGTCTTCCTCCAGATGGCTTTCCATTGATATATAGGGATAAAATACTCCATCGTGCCATATGTAGTTGTATCGTCCCATTCAAAAGTTGACATCCTCTTTCAAGGTCGGTCCATATCCGATTCACTGTTTACCATTGGCTCTAACACAAGTTCGGTTTCCAACTCTAAAGTTCGTTAATCTCTTACAACAAATCGATCAGCGAACCCTCCCTTAGTCAGTCACTCATCGGACTGCCGCTGGATTAAGATTGACAGAGAGCCTTGTTTATACATCCCGTTCAAAAATAAGGTAGTTGTCTAAAAACGCACAGTAGAATACAAATGGCTAGCTGTAAAAGCGTATCGTTCACGCGTGTTGTTAGTACAAAATCAATATATAGAGTCAAATATTGTACACGAACAAGCTCTTTGTCCTTCGACCTTTGAAAAATCAAGAGTATAAAAATACTCCGGCAGTACAACTAAAACGACAGGAATACATCTATTCGCTCTTGTTTGATATGCCTTCTGATAATGAGGAAGTAGAAAGTAACCCTGCCACTGCCACTGGATTTGTTTGGTTCTGCTGTAGGCTTGTGAAGAAACTTGGACTCATTGACGGAGCGGCGTTCGGGCTCGGAGTACAATTTATCGAAGTCGTTCAAGAAAGATTTGTATCCGAGCTACTCGCAATCGACGATGTTGTCGATTGCCGAGAAGGCATTGGAATAGAGCCAGTTAAAGTACCCTTTCCCGCGGTCTTGAGAGAAGGCCATCCAGTGTGCTCCGTGACTATGAGATAGTGGGTGATTCGGGAATCAGTACTTAGAGGGTAGGCCACAAGAAAGTTCATAAATGTGTCACCATTTTTCTTGGAATGAAGAAGTTTTGAGGCCGACGGACGCTTAAATCGAATCTCGTGCATCAGCCCCTGTAGAGTTCTCTCGTCGGTTCTCGGGCATTGCAATTTAGCAAGCCCAACCTTtccgacgacttcttccgcGGTGTACCCAGTCATTTCCTCCCACAACTTGTTCACTTGAACAATTGTATAAGGAGAATCGGCCAGTATCATCATTATTGGGGTATCAAAGGCACGCTGGCAAGTCTGCACAGTATTCGGGACAACAGAGAAGCCGTCAGATCCCACAGTATGCTTCAGTTGGAGCATAAATGCCATAACGTCAAACATGAGTTCAAGACCAATGATCTTATGGGCGCTGTTGAACTTGCAGCATAGCATCCCCTGCTTCGCAACTTCCATCTTTGCACCACACTGAACTGCATTTGTCGTAGTCATCACCCATCGGGCCATCATTTGGTTGCCAGCGACAACAGCTTCCTCGGTTACGAGTGTATAACGGAATTCAATTTTTCCCTCGGGGTACTTTTTTCTGTCGACAATCGAGTCAAACAAGACATTGATCGACGCCGTATCGGCAATCATTCCATCTATCCCTAGAATTGTCCGTTGGCACTTCGATGCCTGCACCTCACTAGCAGGGAAAGAGCGATAGGGCGTTACAGGGACGGCACATGTGAAGCAGCTCTCGTCAAGAATGCTTGCCCATAGCTCCCGGCGCTTCTCGTTAGTTGAGCGAAGTGCGAAGAAAGACATAAGCACTTCAGTTCTTGTGTTGTGCATCTCCACCATTACACTCGCTGCGCATGTACGCTCTGACACAAGAGTATCTCTCTCTTGGCACAGATCGTCAACGGTTGTCTTTAGTTCTTCAAGAAAAGCCTTTTTTCGCATCCTAGTATTTTTTGCATGTTCACGATTCCGGTCGCGGTTCGCTCTAGCTTTTTGTTCAGTCGTCATGTTAGATGTATCGATAGGCTCAGTTTTTAGTCTTTTTCCAACAACAGACATCGACCTGTCCTTCCTTTTTGATGATTCTTCAGTATCACTGGCTGAAACCACCCCGTCAAGAGTGGACTGCGTCGTGCTAGATGTTGATGGCATCGCCTCTTTGCCCGAGACTctcgatttcttcttcatgGGCGGTTTCGCTATATTTGTGGCGGATGCGAGTTCAGGAGCTGCGGTGGACCTAGAAGCAGGAACCTGGAAAGATACCTGCGAATTGGGCTGGCTGAGTAGCATCTGTTGGTTTGAACCAGAGCCTTGTTGAACAGAGGCCTGGTTAACACCATAGGACTGAGCTGGATTTGAAGGTTGCTGGGCGAGTGTTCGACTTACAGGGGCTGGGTATGCCCCTTGTGTTTGCTTTTGTGGATACTGTCCAATCTGGTGCTGATTGTCCGAAGAGAGAGAAGCCTGTGGCTGCTGATTACTCTGCTGCGTTTGCAAGGCCTGCTGGTGAGCAACTTGCAATTGTTGCTGAAGCTGAGCAATCTGAAGTTGCTGTAAAAAGGCGCTTGGATCAGCATACTGCATCTTCTGACTTTGTTGTCCGTTCTGCTGCACTGCATCCTTGGCATTTTGATGGTTCGGCTGAATAAACTGCTGGTTCTGAACCGATTGAGACTGCTGTTGCATAAAACTTCGACCTTGTTGTGCAAGCAGCTGTGCGAAACTAGCAGCCGTCAAACCCTGACTTTGGTTCAGGTTCGCCGAATTATTTGAACCCTGCTGCGGTCTACACTGCGACATCGTATTTTCGGGATGTTGTGGGCTGTCTAGCTGATATTGTGTATTAGATTGCGCGGTTTGCTGGTTTGCATTGGATGGCTGAGATCGTAGTTGGGGACTTTGCTCTTGGTTTTGAGCAAAATTGGCAACTCGAGTTGGCATGGGAAGCTGCATGGTAAGAGCCCCTCCTTTATTTTCAGAACTAAGAGTTTGAAGATGCAGTGGATTCCCAGAATTACTGGTTTCGCTCGCCGTCGAAAAACCATTGGAGTAAAAATTGAATTGACCATCCCTCGATGAAAACTGTACCGTATCAGGAGGAACCGAGCTCGTTTCCGAGGAAGCACTTTCCTTTTCCCGCAGAGCGGCCGATATTGCGTTCATGGACTGGTTTCCctcctcgtcatcttccCAGGACAAAATGCTTCCAAGCGCTCCAATATCTTCGTCATTGTCCTGTAATTTTGACATTGAAACAGAACGGAAAATTTTAGAGATGTGCAAAGTTTAGGTATTGTAAAAGAGAAACAAGCGATAATTCATCATCAAAAACTTTCAAAAAAACAGACGTCACCTCGACATTTGTGTGTCTAAGTACAAATTATTGGATGTCGCGTGTTCTTCTAGTATATTTATGTGACATTTGACACCTGGTATTTCATGAACGTGGTCGAAAAGACACCATGGGCCGGGCGACAGCTAGCGTGTCTGCCGGCCTTTAAGGGGCGCTTTGCTCTCGATACGACCCCCGATACGAACCATCTCTTGTAGACTTTGTGGCAATTGTGCGAGGATCTCACGGCGACTGAAAGACGACGCAAACATTCACAATATTGGACGGGATCCAAAGAGGAGAAGCTGGGGCAGGCCTACGGATACACACCGTTTCAAAAGCCTACGCAACCTACAAGCTCGACCCATTTTGCTGCACATACCTCTAAGTCATCGGCGTCGCCGAAGTTGGCGTAAGCAAGATCTCCCATAAGAATGAGACACTCTGTTGAATGGAATATTGGTACTACTGTGTAGTACGATGTCAATAGTCGAGAGTTTTGAAGCGGATTGTCTTTCGTTGAGACGCCAAACACCGTTACGTTGGTTACTGTTAACAAGAGTTGTGATGGCCGAAGATTGGACAAAGAAGCAGCTGCTTTTCAGAAATTGTTCGCTGTTTCTACGTGTAGTCGCTGTAGAATCTGTACCAAATCTATGGTCTCTTAAGAGTACCGGATTGCTAGCCTGGTTTTGACATTAATGTGAGACTGCAGTTTGAGAACTCACGTAGATTCCAGATTCTATGGGATCGCTCCATCTACCCCATCGCATCCTTGTGTTAGacttgtgtgtgtagcacaagcgacacttcggcatgtcaccagatgccgcagacggtgcgtgtgtcatccgtcattcgtcgctactttcctttgtctgtgcaactatggagaccatttgttggttctaggaacatgtaaaggataactactctaagaaatactgcggcagctcttttcccacttctggttggtagccaccaattggaaaagagcatcttgtagggcactaacaggccaacgattgttctaggcATAACATACTTTTATTACTCGGAAGCTCTAAAGTCCAAATTCTACCTGCTTTTGTCCTCGGTCAGCCAAGGATAACATTTATAGTCTACAACTGGGAACCCTTTCACTATTTGGCATTGGActttgctaactgtaaagaagATGGTATCACTAGTTTTGGAAAGATTTGTATACTTTGCTTGTTGCCATGGTATGAAAACTGTCCTAAGGTGAGGACTGATCCTCCCATCGTTCGCCTTCGAGAAATGATTCGATCCGCTTTTCACTTGCATAACATGTTCATATGAAGAACAAACTATTATAATTTTCTGTAGCATACCATCTCCTGCAATTCTGATTTAGTTCGGGGATCAAAATCAAGTCTACCATTCGAAGGAAAAGCATGAATTTATCCGCCAAGTTTTCTCCTCCCTGCTCGCTGAGTCCCTGAGCAAATGGCAAGGCAAGTGACAAGAATCGCCAACATCGAAAACTCAGGTTGCAAGCAATCTTTGATTTGGACCCTTCCGAAGCATCGAGATCAAATCATTGTTTTTCGGCATATTTTCGAACCGAATTGGTGGATGCGTCAAAGACATACTCAGGTCTTTCAGACGGATCATTTCTCCCACCTGGGATGACAGCGTTTTTGGCGTCAACCAGATTCTTCACTTCATCGGAGGAGTCGTGATGGCTCGAAAGGGTGTGAATTCGATCAGCCATTTGCTTGCTAATCAGATCAAGGACTACCTGGCATGAGATCTGGTCTGTGTCGTCCTCGTTGAAAGTTTCCTTCACAATGTCGAGGGTGTGGTCAGGTACGACGCGGTACAAAATTAACAACGCTCGCGCTTTCGCAACCATTCCCGAAGAATTGATGTCCATTTCCGCCAAAGCTTCTGCCATACGTTCTGATTCACGACGTCCTTTGGATTCTAAGGAAGCGAAAATT encodes:
- a CDS encoding predicted protein, with product MSQIADFRNFTNALRTLNPNFIKSAKVIPIIWILAIAISAIFLRLQKSYLLSSLAKPATILRVSSTIDLQDGSNDAETFPDALTSGAVHHIASNKVFPPLSTIIDQNNEVTGDASFLLDFAIIGHPKTATSFILQWLASHPEIQTEVHEVNSLSRGDAAALIQRLYNLPRGKHFKRGYKAPRDILLPKAMNAIAQYWPNTGLIVGVRHPVLWFESFYNFLLGKTNRSDRFEQKLLNTSPLGGQLGGFKTINKPFPNKVFLYELGQLYDSNHTRRDQYRLDVSSFLGLKEPLSPIKDGHKSRNAKWALDICEPRYTALRGSLMNIARPASIWIREYFLRSPDVMVSSQQHFKDLLGSWLKDPCEDL
- a CDS encoding predicted protein; translation: MVLSKDLLHVLRFGTLNDIRKILSYQPRLFRDHVELSMELPLHVVVREQRELSILRFTLRAFPNAIKVPDMHGQLPLHVAVQQRNWHIKGNGPIIVRELVRADPTTIGVPDWKDGYTPMHTAILYRCDPEIIQFLLHSCHGYNSTIKNANRRSQAGRLRRLPQPPRLDPCMVATMTGGYLPLHVAVFSKASVEIVQALVDACPKSLRIPDQRGFLPIHFAILSLSTTSDGSPEDGAERDSKIWSILGGDELAYGSSFMTKKQAKYQQSSNPPISQTTSKDGQCWVGMQKNGTENKIEIYSR
- a CDS encoding predicted protein; this translates as MMADDCPICCEPFSQADHAYPLHCPTPTCAFNFCCNCVTSIQKSAADGYQEASDGSRQLKVQVQCPQCRGSSTSNNAIVPAVLLMRQASELEAVVSTKDSDLSATELATKHQFCQSWSLRDLKDALETLETYHYEIGKNIGRSSLATLDWESWAHALPEQASGNNMSCLPSCMTGDGAKHPSSVEIDPSLFLGLDEFVTRDEQVFVHNLLTSGDVQGLVQAAQILQSILQLAQSGTATIQSASTKTPVQLQSLRERFPLPARMPRSVNLPVYDPMAKYKLLKFDNKNTLEIASLHHGAGKLGLRKRDVVTHLEGEAILDYDAFVSMLQAYYEQDPETSLALVVNADKETAQALQRRSQTIICASTRRL
- a CDS encoding predicted protein, with amino-acid sequence MNSSEYSLRLDESDAYTEPNDDGVGDWGSVLSWEGENNDGNGVPPRSRSVEAMSLAFQDKPVSQDSLQLSEEDQQNNFYSNYLQQEGLGEGAMSMQGSGEPFFPQNGKAGSQVGQQFRQLQTNESNKHQECDQAKQSSLPQISLGPCHANQEASEGLQPTQSLQQLRQVDHPQLLQQVRFQDDVRKQHQENPQVQQFQSQYTTDPSILLQQLQIAQLQQQLQFAQAQHQVSQATQQFCGSSVEVDNVQKYRHLNSKPSQNSSILPRPNQCYSDSVQCGSLSRPVDQRNNFGELPQEQSAKMDTVETTGPMHFSISKAPVVVSSSDTDDSNRKRTVPGGKGRVRTTAPAKRAKPQPLDTGNMTEKERVHRLRKQ
- a CDS encoding predicted protein, producing MGDLAYANFGDADDLEDNDEDIGALGSILSWEDDEEGNQSMNAISAALREKESASSETSSVPPDTVQFSSRDGQFNFYSNGFSTASETSNSGNPLHLQTLSSENKGGALTMQLPMPTRVANFAQNQEQSPQLRSQPSNANQQTAQSNTQYQLDSPQHPENTMSQCRPQQGSNNSANLNQSQGLTAASFAQLLAQQGRSFMQQQSQSVQNQQFIQPNHQNAKDAVQQNGQQSQKMQYADPSAFLQQLQIAQLQQQLQVAHQQALQTQQSNQQPQASLSSDNQHQIGQYPQKQTQGAYPAPVSRTLAQQPSNPAQSYGVNQASVQQGSGSNQQMLLSQPNSQVSFQVPASRSTAAPELASATNIAKPPMKKKSRVSGKEAMPSTSSTTQSTLDGVVSASDTEESSKRKDRSMSVVGKRLKTEPIDTSNMTTEQKARANRDRNREHAKNTRMRKKAFLEELKTTVDDLCQERDTLVSERTCAASVMVEMHNTRTEVLMSFFALRSTNEKRRELWASILDESCFTCAVPVTPYRSFPASEVQASKCQRTILGIDGMIADTASINVLFDSIVDRKKYPEGKIEFRYTLVTEEAVVAGNQMMARWVMTTTNAVQCGAKMEVAKQGMLCCKFNSAHKIIGLELMFDVMAFMLQLKHTVGSDGFSVVPNTVQTCQRAFDTPIMMILADSPYTIVQVNKLWEEMTGYTAEEVVGKVGLAKLQCPRTDERTLQGLMHEIRFKRPSASKLLHSKKNGDTFMNFLVAYPLSTDSRITHYLIVTEHTGWPSLKTAGKGTLTGSIPMPSRQSTTSSIASSSDTNLS